Part of the Nitrospirota bacterium genome is shown below.
AGTTCAGAATGACATTTTAAAGCGGATGGATTCTGGACAAGCCAGAATGACGGATGTGGAAATGGAAATAGTGAAGCATTTCAGGTGAAGGATTTCAGGTGAAGGATTTCATCTTGACTGCTTCCAAAAGACAATGCTATAGTGCGACAGGGTAGAGGGGTCCCCGAAAAATCGCAAGATTTTTCGGGGCAGAGATGAAAAAGGCGGCAATTTGAACAAAATGAAAAAGATTGAACACTCTGACGATAAAAATGAAGATAATTCAAGCACTTAGGGAATTCAACTTGAACCTATAAAAAAAGGAGATGGCAACGAATGTAATGACAACAAAGGACTGGATTCCCCGAACAAGCATGCCCTCTGACTTGTTCAGAGGGTCGGGGAATGACAAAAGGTGTGAGGCAACGAATGGATGGGTGACATGGGGATTCGGAATAAGAGGCAGATAATAAGCTGGTGTTTTTATGACTTTGCAAACTCCAGTTATTCGGCTGTTATCTCAGCAGTGGTATTCCCTGTATTTTATGCAAATTACATTGTTGGCTATGGAGGGGATTTATGGTGGGGTAGGGCGGTCTCTTTGAGCATGGCGGCTGTTGCACTCAGCTCTCCTTTTATTGGCGGGATTTCGGATTTTGGGGGGATGAGAAAGAGGTTCCTTTTCATCTATACACTTATAGCAGTGATTTCGGTTTCAATGTTTTCGGTCATTGAAAAGGGCATGGTAGTCGAGGGGTTTTTGCTCATTGTCATTGCCAACATAGGCATGGAAGGCGGTGTGGTTTTCTATAACTCCTTTCTTACAGACATAGCTCCTAAGGGGTATCAGGGTAGGGTGTCTTCATGGGGCTATGCAGTTGGCTATGCAGGCTCTGTCATTTCCCTTGTCCTTGCCCTCCCACTTCTAAGAAAAGGGCTTTATGCCGAAATCTGGCTCTTGGTGGCTTTATTTTTTTTAGTCTTTTCAATCCCTACTTTCCTTTATCTTCCTCCTGACAGAAAGCAAGGCAGGCTTATCCCTTCTGCATCAAAGGGCATGAAGTCTTCATGGAGGACATTAAAAAACATATGGGAAAACAGGGAATCGAGAAAGTTTCTCATAGCATATCTTATTTACGAAGACGGTGTGAATACGGTTATCGTGTTTTCAAGTATTTTTGCGGCAAGCACATTTGGTTTTAATGCCGTTGAGCTGATAGGGCTTTATCTTGTCGTTCAGGTAACAGCACTTTTAGGTGCATTCCTTATGGCAAAGCCAATTGATTTATGGGGGCCAAAAAAAGTGGTCTCTTTATCGTTAATCCTCTGGAGTGCTGTGGCAGTGTCAGCCTATTTTGCAGACTCAAAACAGGAATTCTATCTTGTAGCCTCGATTGCAGGCTTAGGGCTTGGAACCGTTCAGGCAAGCTCAAGGGCATTCTTTGCCCAGTTCATTCCTCAGGGACATGAATCAGAGTACTTTGGCGTTTACTCTATGGTTGGAAAGTCCTCTGCAATTATTGGACCATACTCATTTGGCTATATATCCACTTTTACAGGAAGCCAGAGACTTGCGGCATTATTTATCGCAGTGTTTTTCCTTGCAGGATTAATGCTCATCCGTATGGTCAAAGATGGATTGCCTAATGTGGCTAAGTGATAAGAGCTTTTTTATTCGGTGGCAAAAAAGACAACGGCTTGAATCTTC
Proteins encoded:
- a CDS encoding MFS transporter, producing the protein MGIRNKRQIISWCFYDFANSSYSAVISAVVFPVFYANYIVGYGGDLWWGRAVSLSMAAVALSSPFIGGISDFGGMRKRFLFIYTLIAVISVSMFSVIEKGMVVEGFLLIVIANIGMEGGVVFYNSFLTDIAPKGYQGRVSSWGYAVGYAGSVISLVLALPLLRKGLYAEIWLLVALFFLVFSIPTFLYLPPDRKQGRLIPSASKGMKSSWRTLKNIWENRESRKFLIAYLIYEDGVNTVIVFSSIFAASTFGFNAVELIGLYLVVQVTALLGAFLMAKPIDLWGPKKVVSLSLILWSAVAVSAYFADSKQEFYLVASIAGLGLGTVQASSRAFFAQFIPQGHESEYFGVYSMVGKSSAIIGPYSFGYISTFTGSQRLAALFIAVFFLAGLMLIRMVKDGLPNVAK